Below is a window of Rhodoglobus vestalii DNA.
TGCTTCTCTGCTTCGAGTCGGTCATAGCGGGTGCGAGCGCTATCGAGGCGGGTGCGGCCCGCGGCGGGGTCAAGATCGAGCAGCACCGTCACATCGGGAAGGAGCCCGTGGGTTGCCCACAGCGACAGGTCGCGCACTTCGTCTGCACCGAGCACTCGCCCGGCACCCTGGTAGGCCTCGGATGAGTCAATGTAGCGATCCTGAACCACGATGTCGCCGCGCTCAAGTGCGGGTCGCACCACGGTCGCGATGTGGTGGGCTCGGTCGGCCGCATAGATGAGTGCTTCTGCGCGGGGATCCATGTCGCCGCGACGGTGCAACACGATTTCGCGCAGCTCGAGGCCAAGTTCGGTGCCACCGGGTTCGCGGGTCACCACCACGGTGTGCCCGGCTTCTTCGAGCGAAGTTACGAGGAGGTGCAATTGCGTGGTCTTACCCGCGCCATCGCCGCCCTCCAGCGTGATGAAGAGTCCGGGCACGCTACTGAGCTTCGTCTGCGGTCACTGCGGCGGGTTTCGCAGCAGCTGGTTTCGCAGCGGCTGACTTGGCGGCCGGCTTCTTCGCCGCAGGTTTTTTGGCCGCGGGCTTCTTCTTGGCTGCCGGCTTCTTGGCTGCGGTTTTGCGCTTGACTGGACCCTTGGCGCGCTTGTCTGCGAGCAGTTGCACTGCGCGCTCAAAGTCAACGTCTTCCACGGTTTCGCCGCGCGGGATGGTGGCGTTGGTGGTGCCGTCGGTTACATAGGCACCGAAGCGGCCATCTTTGATCTTGATGGGCTTCTCGCTCACCGGATCGGCGTCGAACTCTTTGAGCGCACTGGATGCTGCGCGACCGCCGTATTTGGGTTGCGCATACAGTTCTACAGCGCCAGCCACATCAATGTCGAAGATGAGGTCTTCGCTCGGGAGGGATCGTGTATCGGTGCCCTTTTTGAGGTACGGGCCGTAGCGGCCATTCTGCGCAGTGATTTCAACGCCGGTCTCGGGGTCGGGCCCGACAACACGCGGCAGGCTGAGTAGTCTCAGTGCGGTCTCAAGATCGATCGCATCGAGTTCCATGGTCTTGAAGATGGATGCCGTACGCGGCTTTACCGCCGCCACTTTTTTCAGCTTTTTGGCTTTTTTGACTTCGCCGGTCTTGGGGTCGATCACCTCGGCGGGTTCTTCGACCGGCTCTGGCTCTGGCTCTGGCTCGAGTTCGGTGACGTAGGGGCCGAAGCGACCATCTTTGGCCACGATCTCTTTGCCGGTTTCGGGGTTGATGCCGATAACGCGGTCGCCGACGACGGGAGCGTCGATGAGTTCTTGTGCTTTCACGAGGGTGAGTTCGTCGGGCGCGAGTGCTTCGGGAATGTTGATGCGGCGAGGTTTCTCGGGGTCGTCACTGGGGGTCTCCAGGTACGGGCCGTATTTTCCGATGCGCAGTGTCACGTCATCCGAGAGTCGCATCGAGTTAATCTCTTTGGCATCAATCTCACCGAGGTTGTCGATGACGGTGCGTAGGCCCCGATATTTGTCGTCGCCGAAGTAGAACGATTTGAGCCACTCGACGCGGTTCTGGCTTCCCCCGGCGATGCGGTCGAGGTCATCTTCCATACCGGCCGTGAAGTCGTATTGCACGAGGTCGCCGAAGTATTCTTCGAGCAGTCGCACCACAGAGAAGGCGATCCAGTTGGGCACGAGTGCTTGGCCGCGCGGGGTGATGTAGCCGCGGTCGATGATGGTCGAGATGATGGATGCGTAGGTCGACGGGCGGCCGATGCCGAGCTCTTCGAGCTTCTTGACGAGGCTTGCCTCGGTGTAGCGCGGCGGTGGGCTGGTCTCGTGGCCCTTGGCTTCAATCTCGAGCAGGGTGAGTTTCTGGCCTTCCTTGAGGGGAGGCAGTTTCGCTTCTTTGGGCTCGGCTGTGGCGTTGCGTTCTTCGTCTTGGCCTTCTTCGTAGGCCTGCATGAAGCCGCGGAAGGTGATGATGGTGCCGCTGGCCGAGAATTCGGCGACGGGTGCGTTTCCGGCGGTAATCGTGATGGATGCCGTTGAGCCCTTCGCGTCGGCCATCTGTGAGGCGACGGTGCGCTTCCAGATCAGTTCGTAGAGCTTGAAGTCGTTTCCGCGCAGGGTGGACTGTAGCGAGTTGGGGGTGCGGAAGGTGTCACCGGAGGGGCGAATTGCTTCGTGCGCTTCTTGAGCGTTTTTGCTTTTGCTCGCGTACACGCGGGGT
It encodes the following:
- the tmk gene encoding dTMP kinase; amino-acid sequence: MPGLFITLEGGDGAGKTTQLHLLVTSLEEAGHTVVVTREPGGTELGLELREIVLHRRGDMDPRAEALIYAADRAHHIATVVRPALERGDIVVQDRYIDSSEAYQGAGRVLGADEVRDLSLWATHGLLPDVTVLLDLDPAAGRTRLDSARTRYDRLEAEKHDFHSRVRDAYLERAAKEPARFLVVDAAGDITEIATEIRECVQIHLTHPA
- the topA gene encoding type I DNA topoisomerase, with translation MSGTKKLVIVESPTKAKTIAKYLGDDYDVLSSVGHIRDLVEPRNLPPELKKGSLGKFSVDVENDFEPYYVVSDAKKKTVSELKKALSGANELYLATDEDREGEAIAWHLLQVLKPKVPVKRMVFHEITEDAIAAAINNTRDVDTALVDAQETRRILDRLYGYEISPVLWRKVGPGLSAGRVQSAATRLVVERERERLAFITANYWDLIAQLSPDSETNGFESNSFESKLVRLDGKRVAAGRDFDDRGNLKSDAVALDEKAAQTLADALRMPADTIAVKTVETKPYTRRPAAPFTTSTLQQEAGRKLRYSARQTMSVAQSLYENGYITYMRTDSSSLSQQAITAARSQAVALYGADAVPDKPRVYASKSKNAQEAHEAIRPSGDTFRTPNSLQSTLRGNDFKLYELIWKRTVASQMADAKGSTASITITAGNAPVAEFSASGTIITFRGFMQAYEEGQDEERNATAEPKEAKLPPLKEGQKLTLLEIEAKGHETSPPPRYTEASLVKKLEELGIGRPSTYASIISTIIDRGYITPRGQALVPNWIAFSVVRLLEEYFGDLVQYDFTAGMEDDLDRIAGGSQNRVEWLKSFYFGDDKYRGLRTVIDNLGEIDAKEINSMRLSDDVTLRIGKYGPYLETPSDDPEKPRRINIPEALAPDELTLVKAQELIDAPVVGDRVIGINPETGKEIVAKDGRFGPYVTELEPEPEPEPVEEPAEVIDPKTGEVKKAKKLKKVAAVKPRTASIFKTMELDAIDLETALRLLSLPRVVGPDPETGVEITAQNGRYGPYLKKGTDTRSLPSEDLIFDIDVAGAVELYAQPKYGGRAASSALKEFDADPVSEKPIKIKDGRFGAYVTDGTTNATIPRGETVEDVDFERAVQLLADKRAKGPVKRKTAAKKPAAKKKPAAKKPAAKKPAAKSAAAKPAAAKPAAVTADEAQ